The DNA window TCTCTCACTCAGCCTTCAACATGCCAGCTCTCACATACCTCGTACTTTCCGACACTCAGCCATTGCTCGAGCAACTCCACCGCCGAGGCTTGTTCAGTAAAAAGAAAGGCAAAAACGGAGGCGGCCCCAGTGTCAAGCTGGATGCCTTGTACGTCGGCTCCTTTGTCGCTGCCATTCTTATCCTCGCCCTCTTGGTGTGGCTTTCGTGTCGGTTTCGTgccaaaaagaaagaaggatgatgaagaaactACAAAGGGCAATCCATTGATGATACTTCCGACATGGTCGAATACTGCGACGCATTAAAATAAAGTCTTTACGTGTTAGATCTAGGTGAGAAACAACAGCATTTGCTTGACTATCACGGATCGTACTTACTCGCTTTAGCTTATGTGGTTTTGTGGAGGAAGATGCCTTGACACGAAGAGGATATTCTACATGTCACTTCACTTAAACTTATTTACCCTTTTTGCATCTTCTCGATGTTAATCGCTTTTTAGAATGGACGAATCTTAGACAGGAATCGTACACCCACAAGTCGG is part of the Fusarium poae strain DAOMC 252244 chromosome 4, whole genome shotgun sequence genome and encodes:
- a CDS encoding hypothetical protein (TransMembrane:1 (o42-63i)) encodes the protein MPALTYLVLSDTQPLLEQLHRRGLFSKKKGKNGGGPSVKLDALYVGSFVAAILILALLSNTLTIQRLVDTGSMETLPDSMQCRWVFEMQFEVEYV